From Carettochelys insculpta isolate YL-2023 chromosome 22, ASM3395843v1, whole genome shotgun sequence, one genomic window encodes:
- the PPP6R1 gene encoding serine/threonine-protein phosphatase 6 regulatory subunit 1 isoform X1, with protein sequence MFWKLELQSSSHLETLLGRADLTLPELLDEDDVLQECKVVNRKLLDFLLQPQHMEALVTCVTQEPSAELDERLRYKYPSVSCEILTSDVSPITDALGEDEGLLRQLYAFLQAHGALNPLLASFFSKVMGILISRKTDQIVAFLRKKDDFVSLLLRHIGTSAIMDLLLRLLTCVEQPALRQEVFGWLNEEKIVQRLIEMIHPSKDDNQHSNASQSLCDIIRLSREQIIQIQDSPEPDQLLATLEKQETVEQLLRNMLAGERNESVIVSGIQVLLTLLEPRRASRPEAGGVGSLYGPLEGQQELGPAGSEGNACQASPSTLLALRSSLHDLHQLLRHPPEHPALPMTWGVLDPPLGNTRLQVVKLLGSVLSAGDAGLQEELLGLDALNTMLDLYFKYTYNNFLHAQLEACLSALLRAGAPPEASPPDSPVVKHLLQNCHLLYRILSAWEENERAQAAGGQRRGYMGHLTRIANALVQSCEKGPHAALLGRLLQELPEEEREHWERFVSGPLAETNKKNVVDLVSVRRLHSSSDDEEGDLRELNFPQEAGLQQAFVDYQLQQVTSAFIDHFGFNDEEFGEQEENVNAHFRQLKSAPFDRVSSLSFTLSADDESPNSNLFEVCCKERIQQFDDDDDDLVDEDAWQKELGCSAGRLLCARPRSGGSSDSEGGRDSAEEEDAGGGVEDGGGGEAVGETPAENSPGLAASADRGPAEPPGGGGNTAAAVWDRPSAATSSPPMERRWAPPAGPSPVRNSPSDAPSGSAQGRPTQGPAHGSTSLAQAPPDPTPRESPCESPASAPHSQSARPPAAARPNAGGAPISTSDATWQLPGTLDALKAESGSPPRPQQPAAR encoded by the exons ATGTTCTGGAAGCTGGAGCTGCAGTCCAGCTCGCACCTGGAGACGCTGCTGGGCCGCGCGGACCTGACGCTGCCGGAGCTGCTGGACGAGGACGATGTGCTGCAGGAGTGCAAGGTGGTGAACCGCAAGCTGCTGGACTTCTTGCTGCAGCCACAGCACATGGAGGCGCTGGTGACCTGCGTCACCCAGGAGCCCTCCGCTGAGCTGGACGAGCGGCTGCGCTACAA GTACCCGAGCGTGTCGTGCGAGATCCTGACGTCAGACGTGAGCCCGATCACGGACGCGCTGGGCGAGGACGAGGGGCTGCTGCGGCAGCTCTACGCCTTCCTGCAGGCCCACGGCGCCCTCAACCCGCTGCTGGCCAGCTTCTTCAGCAAGGTCATGGGCATCCTCATCAGCCGCAAGACGGACCAG ATTGTGGCTTTCCTGCGCAAGAAGGACGACTTCGTCAGCCTGCTGCTGCGCCACATCGGCACCTCGGCCATCATGGACCTGCTGCTCCGGCTGCTGACCTGCGTGGAGCAGCCAGCGCTGCGCCAGGAGGTCTTCGGC TGGCTGAACGAGGAGAAGATCGTGCAGAGACTGATCGAGATGATTCATCCCTCCAAGGACGACAAC CAACATTCCAATGCCTCCCAGTCCCTGTGCGACATCATCCGCCTGAGCCGGGAGCAGATCATCCAGATCCAGGACAGCCCCGAGCCCGACCAGCTGCTGGCCACGCTGGAGAA GCAGGAGACGGTGGAGCAGCTGCTGAGGAACATGCTGGCGGGCGAAAGGAACGAGTCGGTCATTGTCAGCGGGATCCAGGTGCTGCTGACGCTGCTGGAGCCGCGTAGGGCCAG caggccTGAGGCTGGGGGAGTCGGCAGCTTGTATGGCCCCCTggaagggcagcaggagctgggccctGCGGGCTCCGAGGGCAACGCCTGCCAGGCCAGTCCCAGCACCCTCCTGGCCCTCCGCAGCTCCCTCCATGACCTCCACCAGCTGCTGAGGCACCCCCCAGAG CACCCGGCCCTGCCGATGACCTGGGGGGTGCTGGACCCGCCACTGGGGAACACGCGGCTGCAGGTggtgaagctgctgggcagcgTGCTGAGCGCCGGGGACGCCGgcctgcaggaggagctgctggggctggatgcCCTCAACACCATGCTG GACCTGTATTTCAAGTACACCTACAACAACTTCCTGCACGCCCAGCTGGAGGCCTGCCTGAGTGCCCTGCTGCGGGCTGGCGCCCCCCCCGAGGCCTCCCCGCCCGACAGCCCCGTCGTCAAGCAT ctgctgcagaactgccacttgcTGTACCGGATCCTTTCGGCCTGGGAGGAGAACGAGCGGGCGCA GGCAGCCGGCGGCCAGCGCAGGGGATACATGGGCCACCTGACGCGCATCGCCAACGCCCTGGTCCAGAGCTGCGAGAAGGGCCCTCACGCCGCCCTGCTGGGGCGGCTGCTGCAGG agctgcccGAGGAGGAGCGGGAGCACTGGGAGAGATTCGTCTCCGGGCCCCTGGCCGAGACCAATAAGAAAAACGTGGTGGATCTG GTGAGTGTGCGCCGGCTGCACTCGTCCAGCGACGACGAGGAGGGCGACCTGAGGGAGCTGAACTTCCCCCAGGAGgccgggctgcagcag GCCTTCGTGGATtaccagctgcagcaggtgaCTTCGGCCTTCATCGACCACTTCGGCTTCAACGACGAGGAGTTCGGCGAGCAGGAGGAGAACGTCAA CGCCCACTTCCGCCAGCTCAAGAG CGCCCCCTTCGACCGGGTCAGCAGCCTGAGCTTCACCCTGAGCGCGGATGACGAGAGC cccaacTCGAACCTCTTCGAAGTCTGCTGCAAGGAGCGGATCCAGCAGTTCGACGATGACGACGACGACTTGGTGGACGAGGACGCCTGGCAGAAGGAGCTGGGCTGCTCGGCGGGGAGGCTGCTCTGTGCACGGCCCAG GAGCGGTGGCAGCTCGGACAGCGAGGGCGGCCGGGACTCGGCGGAGGAGGAGGACGCTGGCGGGGGCgtggaggatggaggtggaggggaggCTGTGGGCGAGACCCCAGCAGAGAACA GTCCCGGCCTCGCGGCCAGCGCTGACCGGGGACCGGCCGAGCCCCCCGGCGGCGGGGGGAACACCGCAGCAGCTGTGTGGGACAGGCCCAGTGCGGCCACATCCAGCCCCCCCATGGAGAGGCGCTGGGCTCCACCGGCAGGCCCCTCCCCCGTGCGGAATAG CCCCTCAGACGCCCCGTCGGGCTCGGCACAGGGACGCCCCACTCAGGGACCAGCGCATGGCAGCACGTCCTTGGCGCAGG cccccccggaCCCCACCCCCAGAGAATCACCATGTGAGAGCCCCGCCTCGGCACCGCACAGCCAATCAGCTCGCccgccagctgcagccaggcccaa TGCGGGAGGGGCTCCTATATCTACCTCTGACGCCACCTGGCAgctcccagggaccctggacgCCCTGAAGGCCGAGAGTGGCTCCCCCCCGAGGCCCCAGCAGCCGGCAGCCAG ATAA
- the PPP6R1 gene encoding serine/threonine-protein phosphatase 6 regulatory subunit 1 isoform X4 encodes MFWKLELQSSSHLETLLGRADLTLPELLDEDDVLQECKVVNRKLLDFLLQPQHMEALVTCVTQEPSAELDERLRYKYPSVSCEILTSDVSPITDALGEDEGLLRQLYAFLQAHGALNPLLASFFSKVMGILISRKTDQIVAFLRKKDDFVSLLLRHIGTSAIMDLLLRLLTCVEQPALRQEVFGWLNEEKIVQRLIEMIHPSKDDNQHSNASQSLCDIIRLSREQIIQIQDSPEPDQLLATLEKQETVEQLLRNMLAGERNESVIVSGIQVLLTLLEPRRASRPEAGGVGSLYGPLEGQQELGPAGSEGNACQASPSTLLALRSSLHDLHQLLRHPPEHPALPMTWGVLDPPLGNTRLQVVKLLGSVLSAGDAGLQEELLGLDALNTMLDLYFKYTYNNFLHAQLEACLSALLRAGAPPEASPPDSPVVKHLLQNCHLLYRILSAWEENERAQAAGGQRRGYMGHLTRIANALVQSCEKGPHAALLGRLLQELPEEEREHWERFVSGPLAETNKKNVVDLVSVRRLHSSSDDEEGDLRELNFPQEAGLQQAFVDYQLQQVTSAFIDHFGFNDEEFGEQEENVNAPFDRVSSLSFTLSADDESPNSNLFEVCCKERIQQFDDDDDDLVDEDAWQKELGCSAGRLLCARPRSGGSSDSEGGRDSAEEEDAGGGVEDGGGGEAVGETPAENSPGLAASADRGPAEPPGGGGNTAAAVWDRPSAATSSPPMERRWAPPAGPSPVRNSPSDAPSGSAQGRPTQGPAHGSTSLAQAPPDPTPRESPCESPASAPHSQSARPPAAARPNAGGAPISTSDATWQLPGTLDALKAESGSPPRPQQPAAR; translated from the exons ATGTTCTGGAAGCTGGAGCTGCAGTCCAGCTCGCACCTGGAGACGCTGCTGGGCCGCGCGGACCTGACGCTGCCGGAGCTGCTGGACGAGGACGATGTGCTGCAGGAGTGCAAGGTGGTGAACCGCAAGCTGCTGGACTTCTTGCTGCAGCCACAGCACATGGAGGCGCTGGTGACCTGCGTCACCCAGGAGCCCTCCGCTGAGCTGGACGAGCGGCTGCGCTACAA GTACCCGAGCGTGTCGTGCGAGATCCTGACGTCAGACGTGAGCCCGATCACGGACGCGCTGGGCGAGGACGAGGGGCTGCTGCGGCAGCTCTACGCCTTCCTGCAGGCCCACGGCGCCCTCAACCCGCTGCTGGCCAGCTTCTTCAGCAAGGTCATGGGCATCCTCATCAGCCGCAAGACGGACCAG ATTGTGGCTTTCCTGCGCAAGAAGGACGACTTCGTCAGCCTGCTGCTGCGCCACATCGGCACCTCGGCCATCATGGACCTGCTGCTCCGGCTGCTGACCTGCGTGGAGCAGCCAGCGCTGCGCCAGGAGGTCTTCGGC TGGCTGAACGAGGAGAAGATCGTGCAGAGACTGATCGAGATGATTCATCCCTCCAAGGACGACAAC CAACATTCCAATGCCTCCCAGTCCCTGTGCGACATCATCCGCCTGAGCCGGGAGCAGATCATCCAGATCCAGGACAGCCCCGAGCCCGACCAGCTGCTGGCCACGCTGGAGAA GCAGGAGACGGTGGAGCAGCTGCTGAGGAACATGCTGGCGGGCGAAAGGAACGAGTCGGTCATTGTCAGCGGGATCCAGGTGCTGCTGACGCTGCTGGAGCCGCGTAGGGCCAG caggccTGAGGCTGGGGGAGTCGGCAGCTTGTATGGCCCCCTggaagggcagcaggagctgggccctGCGGGCTCCGAGGGCAACGCCTGCCAGGCCAGTCCCAGCACCCTCCTGGCCCTCCGCAGCTCCCTCCATGACCTCCACCAGCTGCTGAGGCACCCCCCAGAG CACCCGGCCCTGCCGATGACCTGGGGGGTGCTGGACCCGCCACTGGGGAACACGCGGCTGCAGGTggtgaagctgctgggcagcgTGCTGAGCGCCGGGGACGCCGgcctgcaggaggagctgctggggctggatgcCCTCAACACCATGCTG GACCTGTATTTCAAGTACACCTACAACAACTTCCTGCACGCCCAGCTGGAGGCCTGCCTGAGTGCCCTGCTGCGGGCTGGCGCCCCCCCCGAGGCCTCCCCGCCCGACAGCCCCGTCGTCAAGCAT ctgctgcagaactgccacttgcTGTACCGGATCCTTTCGGCCTGGGAGGAGAACGAGCGGGCGCA GGCAGCCGGCGGCCAGCGCAGGGGATACATGGGCCACCTGACGCGCATCGCCAACGCCCTGGTCCAGAGCTGCGAGAAGGGCCCTCACGCCGCCCTGCTGGGGCGGCTGCTGCAGG agctgcccGAGGAGGAGCGGGAGCACTGGGAGAGATTCGTCTCCGGGCCCCTGGCCGAGACCAATAAGAAAAACGTGGTGGATCTG GTGAGTGTGCGCCGGCTGCACTCGTCCAGCGACGACGAGGAGGGCGACCTGAGGGAGCTGAACTTCCCCCAGGAGgccgggctgcagcag GCCTTCGTGGATtaccagctgcagcaggtgaCTTCGGCCTTCATCGACCACTTCGGCTTCAACGACGAGGAGTTCGGCGAGCAGGAGGAGAACGTCAA CGCCCCCTTCGACCGGGTCAGCAGCCTGAGCTTCACCCTGAGCGCGGATGACGAGAGC cccaacTCGAACCTCTTCGAAGTCTGCTGCAAGGAGCGGATCCAGCAGTTCGACGATGACGACGACGACTTGGTGGACGAGGACGCCTGGCAGAAGGAGCTGGGCTGCTCGGCGGGGAGGCTGCTCTGTGCACGGCCCAG GAGCGGTGGCAGCTCGGACAGCGAGGGCGGCCGGGACTCGGCGGAGGAGGAGGACGCTGGCGGGGGCgtggaggatggaggtggaggggaggCTGTGGGCGAGACCCCAGCAGAGAACA GTCCCGGCCTCGCGGCCAGCGCTGACCGGGGACCGGCCGAGCCCCCCGGCGGCGGGGGGAACACCGCAGCAGCTGTGTGGGACAGGCCCAGTGCGGCCACATCCAGCCCCCCCATGGAGAGGCGCTGGGCTCCACCGGCAGGCCCCTCCCCCGTGCGGAATAG CCCCTCAGACGCCCCGTCGGGCTCGGCACAGGGACGCCCCACTCAGGGACCAGCGCATGGCAGCACGTCCTTGGCGCAGG cccccccggaCCCCACCCCCAGAGAATCACCATGTGAGAGCCCCGCCTCGGCACCGCACAGCCAATCAGCTCGCccgccagctgcagccaggcccaa TGCGGGAGGGGCTCCTATATCTACCTCTGACGCCACCTGGCAgctcccagggaccctggacgCCCTGAAGGCCGAGAGTGGCTCCCCCCCGAGGCCCCAGCAGCCGGCAGCCAG ATAA
- the PPP6R1 gene encoding serine/threonine-protein phosphatase 6 regulatory subunit 1 isoform X2: MFWKLELQSSSHLETLLGRADLTLPELLDEDDVLQECKVVNRKLLDFLLQPQHMEALVTCVTQEPSAELDERLRYKYPSVSCEILTSDVSPITDALGEDEGLLRQLYAFLQAHGALNPLLASFFSKVMGILISRKTDQIVAFLRKKDDFVSLLLRHIGTSAIMDLLLRLLTCVEQPALRQEVFGWLNEEKIVQRLIEMIHPSKDDNQHSNASQSLCDIIRLSREQIIQIQDSPEPDQLLATLEKQETVEQLLRNMLAGERNESVIVSGIQVLLTLLEPRRARPEAGGVGSLYGPLEGQQELGPAGSEGNACQASPSTLLALRSSLHDLHQLLRHPPEHPALPMTWGVLDPPLGNTRLQVVKLLGSVLSAGDAGLQEELLGLDALNTMLDLYFKYTYNNFLHAQLEACLSALLRAGAPPEASPPDSPVVKHLLQNCHLLYRILSAWEENERAQAAGGQRRGYMGHLTRIANALVQSCEKGPHAALLGRLLQELPEEEREHWERFVSGPLAETNKKNVVDLVSVRRLHSSSDDEEGDLRELNFPQEAGLQQAFVDYQLQQVTSAFIDHFGFNDEEFGEQEENVNAHFRQLKSAPFDRVSSLSFTLSADDESPNSNLFEVCCKERIQQFDDDDDDLVDEDAWQKELGCSAGRLLCARPRSGGSSDSEGGRDSAEEEDAGGGVEDGGGGEAVGETPAENSPGLAASADRGPAEPPGGGGNTAAAVWDRPSAATSSPPMERRWAPPAGPSPVRNSPSDAPSGSAQGRPTQGPAHGSTSLAQAPPDPTPRESPCESPASAPHSQSARPPAAARPNAGGAPISTSDATWQLPGTLDALKAESGSPPRPQQPAAR, encoded by the exons ATGTTCTGGAAGCTGGAGCTGCAGTCCAGCTCGCACCTGGAGACGCTGCTGGGCCGCGCGGACCTGACGCTGCCGGAGCTGCTGGACGAGGACGATGTGCTGCAGGAGTGCAAGGTGGTGAACCGCAAGCTGCTGGACTTCTTGCTGCAGCCACAGCACATGGAGGCGCTGGTGACCTGCGTCACCCAGGAGCCCTCCGCTGAGCTGGACGAGCGGCTGCGCTACAA GTACCCGAGCGTGTCGTGCGAGATCCTGACGTCAGACGTGAGCCCGATCACGGACGCGCTGGGCGAGGACGAGGGGCTGCTGCGGCAGCTCTACGCCTTCCTGCAGGCCCACGGCGCCCTCAACCCGCTGCTGGCCAGCTTCTTCAGCAAGGTCATGGGCATCCTCATCAGCCGCAAGACGGACCAG ATTGTGGCTTTCCTGCGCAAGAAGGACGACTTCGTCAGCCTGCTGCTGCGCCACATCGGCACCTCGGCCATCATGGACCTGCTGCTCCGGCTGCTGACCTGCGTGGAGCAGCCAGCGCTGCGCCAGGAGGTCTTCGGC TGGCTGAACGAGGAGAAGATCGTGCAGAGACTGATCGAGATGATTCATCCCTCCAAGGACGACAAC CAACATTCCAATGCCTCCCAGTCCCTGTGCGACATCATCCGCCTGAGCCGGGAGCAGATCATCCAGATCCAGGACAGCCCCGAGCCCGACCAGCTGCTGGCCACGCTGGAGAA GCAGGAGACGGTGGAGCAGCTGCTGAGGAACATGCTGGCGGGCGAAAGGAACGAGTCGGTCATTGTCAGCGGGATCCAGGTGCTGCTGACGCTGCTGGAGCCGCGTAGGGCCAG gccTGAGGCTGGGGGAGTCGGCAGCTTGTATGGCCCCCTggaagggcagcaggagctgggccctGCGGGCTCCGAGGGCAACGCCTGCCAGGCCAGTCCCAGCACCCTCCTGGCCCTCCGCAGCTCCCTCCATGACCTCCACCAGCTGCTGAGGCACCCCCCAGAG CACCCGGCCCTGCCGATGACCTGGGGGGTGCTGGACCCGCCACTGGGGAACACGCGGCTGCAGGTggtgaagctgctgggcagcgTGCTGAGCGCCGGGGACGCCGgcctgcaggaggagctgctggggctggatgcCCTCAACACCATGCTG GACCTGTATTTCAAGTACACCTACAACAACTTCCTGCACGCCCAGCTGGAGGCCTGCCTGAGTGCCCTGCTGCGGGCTGGCGCCCCCCCCGAGGCCTCCCCGCCCGACAGCCCCGTCGTCAAGCAT ctgctgcagaactgccacttgcTGTACCGGATCCTTTCGGCCTGGGAGGAGAACGAGCGGGCGCA GGCAGCCGGCGGCCAGCGCAGGGGATACATGGGCCACCTGACGCGCATCGCCAACGCCCTGGTCCAGAGCTGCGAGAAGGGCCCTCACGCCGCCCTGCTGGGGCGGCTGCTGCAGG agctgcccGAGGAGGAGCGGGAGCACTGGGAGAGATTCGTCTCCGGGCCCCTGGCCGAGACCAATAAGAAAAACGTGGTGGATCTG GTGAGTGTGCGCCGGCTGCACTCGTCCAGCGACGACGAGGAGGGCGACCTGAGGGAGCTGAACTTCCCCCAGGAGgccgggctgcagcag GCCTTCGTGGATtaccagctgcagcaggtgaCTTCGGCCTTCATCGACCACTTCGGCTTCAACGACGAGGAGTTCGGCGAGCAGGAGGAGAACGTCAA CGCCCACTTCCGCCAGCTCAAGAG CGCCCCCTTCGACCGGGTCAGCAGCCTGAGCTTCACCCTGAGCGCGGATGACGAGAGC cccaacTCGAACCTCTTCGAAGTCTGCTGCAAGGAGCGGATCCAGCAGTTCGACGATGACGACGACGACTTGGTGGACGAGGACGCCTGGCAGAAGGAGCTGGGCTGCTCGGCGGGGAGGCTGCTCTGTGCACGGCCCAG GAGCGGTGGCAGCTCGGACAGCGAGGGCGGCCGGGACTCGGCGGAGGAGGAGGACGCTGGCGGGGGCgtggaggatggaggtggaggggaggCTGTGGGCGAGACCCCAGCAGAGAACA GTCCCGGCCTCGCGGCCAGCGCTGACCGGGGACCGGCCGAGCCCCCCGGCGGCGGGGGGAACACCGCAGCAGCTGTGTGGGACAGGCCCAGTGCGGCCACATCCAGCCCCCCCATGGAGAGGCGCTGGGCTCCACCGGCAGGCCCCTCCCCCGTGCGGAATAG CCCCTCAGACGCCCCGTCGGGCTCGGCACAGGGACGCCCCACTCAGGGACCAGCGCATGGCAGCACGTCCTTGGCGCAGG cccccccggaCCCCACCCCCAGAGAATCACCATGTGAGAGCCCCGCCTCGGCACCGCACAGCCAATCAGCTCGCccgccagctgcagccaggcccaa TGCGGGAGGGGCTCCTATATCTACCTCTGACGCCACCTGGCAgctcccagggaccctggacgCCCTGAAGGCCGAGAGTGGCTCCCCCCCGAGGCCCCAGCAGCCGGCAGCCAG ATAA
- the PPP6R1 gene encoding serine/threonine-protein phosphatase 6 regulatory subunit 1 isoform X5: protein MFWKLELQSSSHLETLLGRADLTLPELLDEDDVLQECKVVNRKLLDFLLQPQHMEALVTCVTQEPSAELDERLRYKYPSVSCEILTSDVSPITDALGEDEGLLRQLYAFLQAHGALNPLLASFFSKVMGILISRKTDQIVAFLRKKDDFVSLLLRHIGTSAIMDLLLRLLTCVEQPALRQEVFGWLNEEKIVQRLIEMIHPSKDDNQHSNASQSLCDIIRLSREQIIQIQDSPEPDQLLATLEKQETVEQLLRNMLAGERNESVIVSGIQVLLTLLEPRRARPEAGGVGSLYGPLEGQQELGPAGSEGNACQASPSTLLALRSSLHDLHQLLRHPPEHPALPMTWGVLDPPLGNTRLQVVKLLGSVLSAGDAGLQEELLGLDALNTMLDLYFKYTYNNFLHAQLEACLSALLRAGAPPEASPPDSPVVKHLLQNCHLLYRILSAWEENERAQAAGGQRRGYMGHLTRIANALVQSCEKGPHAALLGRLLQELPEEEREHWERFVSGPLAETNKKNVVDLVSVRRLHSSSDDEEGDLRELNFPQEAGLQQAFVDYQLQQVTSAFIDHFGFNDEEFGEQEENVNAPFDRVSSLSFTLSADDESPNSNLFEVCCKERIQQFDDDDDDLVDEDAWQKELGCSAGRLLCARPRSGGSSDSEGGRDSAEEEDAGGGVEDGGGGEAVGETPAENSPGLAASADRGPAEPPGGGGNTAAAVWDRPSAATSSPPMERRWAPPAGPSPVRNSPSDAPSGSAQGRPTQGPAHGSTSLAQAPPDPTPRESPCESPASAPHSQSARPPAAARPNAGGAPISTSDATWQLPGTLDALKAESGSPPRPQQPAAR from the exons ATGTTCTGGAAGCTGGAGCTGCAGTCCAGCTCGCACCTGGAGACGCTGCTGGGCCGCGCGGACCTGACGCTGCCGGAGCTGCTGGACGAGGACGATGTGCTGCAGGAGTGCAAGGTGGTGAACCGCAAGCTGCTGGACTTCTTGCTGCAGCCACAGCACATGGAGGCGCTGGTGACCTGCGTCACCCAGGAGCCCTCCGCTGAGCTGGACGAGCGGCTGCGCTACAA GTACCCGAGCGTGTCGTGCGAGATCCTGACGTCAGACGTGAGCCCGATCACGGACGCGCTGGGCGAGGACGAGGGGCTGCTGCGGCAGCTCTACGCCTTCCTGCAGGCCCACGGCGCCCTCAACCCGCTGCTGGCCAGCTTCTTCAGCAAGGTCATGGGCATCCTCATCAGCCGCAAGACGGACCAG ATTGTGGCTTTCCTGCGCAAGAAGGACGACTTCGTCAGCCTGCTGCTGCGCCACATCGGCACCTCGGCCATCATGGACCTGCTGCTCCGGCTGCTGACCTGCGTGGAGCAGCCAGCGCTGCGCCAGGAGGTCTTCGGC TGGCTGAACGAGGAGAAGATCGTGCAGAGACTGATCGAGATGATTCATCCCTCCAAGGACGACAAC CAACATTCCAATGCCTCCCAGTCCCTGTGCGACATCATCCGCCTGAGCCGGGAGCAGATCATCCAGATCCAGGACAGCCCCGAGCCCGACCAGCTGCTGGCCACGCTGGAGAA GCAGGAGACGGTGGAGCAGCTGCTGAGGAACATGCTGGCGGGCGAAAGGAACGAGTCGGTCATTGTCAGCGGGATCCAGGTGCTGCTGACGCTGCTGGAGCCGCGTAGGGCCAG gccTGAGGCTGGGGGAGTCGGCAGCTTGTATGGCCCCCTggaagggcagcaggagctgggccctGCGGGCTCCGAGGGCAACGCCTGCCAGGCCAGTCCCAGCACCCTCCTGGCCCTCCGCAGCTCCCTCCATGACCTCCACCAGCTGCTGAGGCACCCCCCAGAG CACCCGGCCCTGCCGATGACCTGGGGGGTGCTGGACCCGCCACTGGGGAACACGCGGCTGCAGGTggtgaagctgctgggcagcgTGCTGAGCGCCGGGGACGCCGgcctgcaggaggagctgctggggctggatgcCCTCAACACCATGCTG GACCTGTATTTCAAGTACACCTACAACAACTTCCTGCACGCCCAGCTGGAGGCCTGCCTGAGTGCCCTGCTGCGGGCTGGCGCCCCCCCCGAGGCCTCCCCGCCCGACAGCCCCGTCGTCAAGCAT ctgctgcagaactgccacttgcTGTACCGGATCCTTTCGGCCTGGGAGGAGAACGAGCGGGCGCA GGCAGCCGGCGGCCAGCGCAGGGGATACATGGGCCACCTGACGCGCATCGCCAACGCCCTGGTCCAGAGCTGCGAGAAGGGCCCTCACGCCGCCCTGCTGGGGCGGCTGCTGCAGG agctgcccGAGGAGGAGCGGGAGCACTGGGAGAGATTCGTCTCCGGGCCCCTGGCCGAGACCAATAAGAAAAACGTGGTGGATCTG GTGAGTGTGCGCCGGCTGCACTCGTCCAGCGACGACGAGGAGGGCGACCTGAGGGAGCTGAACTTCCCCCAGGAGgccgggctgcagcag GCCTTCGTGGATtaccagctgcagcaggtgaCTTCGGCCTTCATCGACCACTTCGGCTTCAACGACGAGGAGTTCGGCGAGCAGGAGGAGAACGTCAA CGCCCCCTTCGACCGGGTCAGCAGCCTGAGCTTCACCCTGAGCGCGGATGACGAGAGC cccaacTCGAACCTCTTCGAAGTCTGCTGCAAGGAGCGGATCCAGCAGTTCGACGATGACGACGACGACTTGGTGGACGAGGACGCCTGGCAGAAGGAGCTGGGCTGCTCGGCGGGGAGGCTGCTCTGTGCACGGCCCAG GAGCGGTGGCAGCTCGGACAGCGAGGGCGGCCGGGACTCGGCGGAGGAGGAGGACGCTGGCGGGGGCgtggaggatggaggtggaggggaggCTGTGGGCGAGACCCCAGCAGAGAACA GTCCCGGCCTCGCGGCCAGCGCTGACCGGGGACCGGCCGAGCCCCCCGGCGGCGGGGGGAACACCGCAGCAGCTGTGTGGGACAGGCCCAGTGCGGCCACATCCAGCCCCCCCATGGAGAGGCGCTGGGCTCCACCGGCAGGCCCCTCCCCCGTGCGGAATAG CCCCTCAGACGCCCCGTCGGGCTCGGCACAGGGACGCCCCACTCAGGGACCAGCGCATGGCAGCACGTCCTTGGCGCAGG cccccccggaCCCCACCCCCAGAGAATCACCATGTGAGAGCCCCGCCTCGGCACCGCACAGCCAATCAGCTCGCccgccagctgcagccaggcccaa TGCGGGAGGGGCTCCTATATCTACCTCTGACGCCACCTGGCAgctcccagggaccctggacgCCCTGAAGGCCGAGAGTGGCTCCCCCCCGAGGCCCCAGCAGCCGGCAGCCAG ATAA